The region CGTGCATCTTTAGATCTGCGCTGCTCTTTGAGAAGGTGCCCACTGGCAGAAGCAAAGACAAGTCCACATTTGAGTGCATGGAGTGGTTCTGCAATAATCTTTACATCGGATTAAAAGATGGCGTGGTTCTGTATCTGAATGTGGGGAGGTGGAGTGGTGGAGAACAGCCTGAACGAGTCCGAGAGGTGGGCAGGAGGCAGATGGGCCGGGGAGGAGCCGTTATCCAGCTGAAGGTTCTGCCAGTTCTCAACCATCTTCTGGTTTTCTGGGACAGCTCCATCACAGTGTTAAATATGTTCTCTCTGGAGCCCATCCCAGGCCTGAAGAAGATCCAGAATATCTCTGTGTTCGGTGTCAGCGAAACTGACACCCTCTTGCAGCCAGAGGTGGGTAGCGActtgttacatttactcaagtaaagtacaaacactgaaaagaGCAGCTGACGTGAAAGACGAGCAGTCAAACATTTTCTCCATTGAGTTTTCCTTCACATTctgaaacattattttaaacatgactgcccccatgtgggggacccactctatggagcaaaAGGTGGTTACAGAGCCTTCATCTTGTGTAGGCAAAAATAGTTGTTGACCTGATACAAGTAATGGAAGCCACACTTATCCATTCTTCCACCCAAATATAAATACTTTAACTTAAAAACGTCTTGGATTTAGGCTTCTCACCTCGCCTCTGCTTTCTCTCAGCCTGTGTTCGTGAGCCTCATCACAGCCTCGTCCAGACGCCGAGCTCTGAGCGTGCACCACATATATGTGGACAGATGGGAGACAGTGGGCCATGTGGCTCTGCCTCAGGACCCTGtggctctgggtgtgtgtgagagctgtgtgtgtgtggccacgAGCGACAGATACATCCTCCATGACCACGTAATTCAGAACACACTCCACCTGTTCACACACAACCACGGCAAACGCAACATCATCGTGAAGGAAAGCGGGAAAAGAGAGTTCCTCCTTAATGGGCCTGGGAATCTGGGTGAGGCCTgttctcaaacacacaaacattacttttatttttttaagtttcacaGCATGCATCTTTGTCTGAACTCTCTTTTGTCTGGCAAAAATCACCTGGTTTTTAGGTATAGTTTTGTATTATTCTGAAAGCTTTTAGACTATTCATATTTAGCCCCacaaattattcagtatctactatgaattattcagaaaCAAATATGAATTAAGTACCTAAAATGAATTATTCACTATCTAAtataaattattcagtatctaatATGAATTATCAAGTACATGATATTATTAATTCAGTATCtaatatgaattattcagtatctaatATGAATTATCAAGTACGTTATATCATTAATTCAGTATTGACtataaattattcagtatctaatATGATTTATTAAgtacattatattattaattcagTATTGACTATAAATTATTCAGCTTCTACTAAGAATTATTCAGAAACAAATATGAATTATGTACCtaatatgaattattcagtatctactaTGAATTATTAAGTACATGATATTATTAATTCAGTATTGACTATCAATTATTAAgtacattatattattaattcagTATTGACTATCAATTATTAAgtacattatattattaattcagTATTGActaaattattcagtatcttATATGAATTATCAAGTACATGATATTATTAATTCAGTATtgactatgaattattcagaaaCAAATGTGAATTATTAAGTgcataatattattaattcagTATTcgctatgaattattcagtatctagTACTGAATATTATGCATctattatgaattattcagaacCTACTATGAGTTAATCAATGGCTCAAATGAAATACCTAAACATTCAGATTAGATACTGACTGTAAATTCTGTTTTATTCACATTAGACCCTGAATTATCCAGCACctgctatgaattattcagtttgTAATATGAATGACACAGTAACTACTGTAGTTACTCAATAATTCATTATGAATTTTGAATAGAGGCAAAATaactaaatgaaacaaaatcagaaaaaaacccATAGCCTTTTATTATCCTCTGGCTTATAGTAGTGcttgtaaatataaattgaGGCCTTACACTCCCAAATCCACCCACCAAGACACTGTCACCACAGTATACACCCTCAGTCAAAACCCTACATGGATTTATAAACCAGCTGACATTTGTCCAGGGATGTTTGTGACGAAGGATGGTGTATCTGAGCATCCTCCTGTCCAGTGGCCTGAAGGAGTTCTGGACGCAGCAGTACATTTCCCTTATGTCCTGGCACTGCAGAGTCAGATGGTTTTTATCTACAGCATTCTGGACCAGAAGCTCAAACAGAGTGTTTCCGTACACAACGCCAAagctctcctctcctccacaggTAAATCTGCTCAATGGTCAGCGTGGCCAACTGGCTTAAAGGAACATTCAGTTATTTTTACCTAGAAGTAAATGTAGTAAACACTATTTATGCCAgtgattctgtttatttattttggtataAAGTGTAGCTCATATGAGGTGGAGAACCACATTGCTTtgttgtccctgaatgaacTAGTTTACAGTTTCATAGAGTGGGTCCTCCACATGGGGGCGGCCATGTCTATATAGGAATTGTACAGAACTGTACAGAACACATCAAGGACACAAAGGATCAGTATAAAAGCTGTTTCAAAAAGGGAAGTAGAAACTGGAGGAGTGACTGgtgattatataaaaataaatacattaagatttattaataaataaataaataaaataataaaaaaagatacaGCAGGGTCTTAAAAATGTCCAATATTCTTTAAATAGGTTTAGGTTCAGTGTTGTATTTTTTCAGTTCTTTGTGAGGTTTAATCTCAGACATTTGGACCTCACTGCAGGTGTACGGTAACAGATTTTAACCCATCTGTTACTGTACCGTGTATAAGCCTCCCTCTATATCACTCATCACTGATCAGAACTGCTGTTGACCAGTGTCACTGTAATGTGGAGTTCCACCTAAAAATCTTCAGGGCAAATATAAGAGCCACTCTATGGTCAGAAACTTGTCAAACTGCACATTCAAAGGTATTTACAGTACAACAGCAAAGTGGAGCTACCAGGGaagtgtttccgataaagtggccactatGTGTTAAAAGTTAAAACTGATGACTGTTGTTTGCTCCTGTGTAGAAGGTGTGTTTgtagtgtgtgagagggagatcCACTGTCTGACTCAGAGCCCTCTGGAGGACCAGGTTGAAGGCCTTCTGGCGAACGAGCGACTGGACGAGGCTCTGACTCTGCTGGACGGCGTCCAAACACGTCTGCCTCCGGACTCTTATGAGGTAGGAAAGAGATTTAATCCTGATCCTCTTTGGATATGTAAGTAAAGCATAATCCACTGCACGGCAGGGCACGCACCTCACAATTATCACCTCCTCCGTGGCTTCGGATGAACACTTCCTTCATATTAATGAGCAGCGAAGCCCTAAAAACATTTGAGGATCTCCATTTATAGTTATGTTGAATATACGGTGTCTCTAAAGGACGTGATGTCATCAGATCAGCGGGGTTAAGCAGCTGGCTTTTTGAGCTGATTATAAACACATCACAGGAGCCATTTGGCGACAGATGCCGATTTAATTCCACCATTACCAGCTCTTAAAGTAACAGCCCAAGATTTCATTTGCAGTTGTTCATCTGTTACTTAAATCATCTTactgttttgttgttattaataGAGGATCTCTTTTTATGTTTTCTAATGTTTCTCATTTAGAACATGCACAGGAACATTATCTGCACGTCCGGATGGATACATTTCTACAGAGAAGCTTTTCCTGAAGCCGAAGAGCTTTTCATGTAATGTCTTCATGccatttttaatgattattttgcaTAAGAAAGGTATCAcactctcagatcttcttcCACTGGACCTCTCACCATTCCCTCCGCAAATCTCCACCGCTTGTGTGTCCAAGCTTTCTCCATGCCTCTGGAAATGTCTCCCGTTATACATCCCAGACACAAACTCCCTGTCTCTGCTCAAACCAATCTTAAAACACGCCTGATTTCTCTTGTAAATACCCTGTCTGTGTCCTTAATCCACTGCACTATAACTCATCTAGAGGAAgctggtcatgtagcatatcaaaacataaaagggtgtcctgtggtaacctatatatatatatatatatgaataccATAAGTGGACCTTTACCATAATACAACAAATATAGTGCCCCCTAGTGGAGCAAACAAtcaatgtgagtgagtatgtgggaaaatatagaaaatatagTGCAGTTCCTACCATCGATAGATAGATGTATAGatgtatagatagatagacagatgtatagatagacagatgtaaagatagatagatgtatagatagatagacagatagatagagacagacagatagatagatagatagatagatagatagatagatatatagacagacagatgtATAGACAGATGTATAGAtatatagacagacagacagacagacagacagacagatagatagatagatagatagatagacagatgtATAGACAGATGTATAGAtatatagacagacagacagacagacagatagatagatagacagatagacagatagatgtatagatagatatatagacagacagacagatagatagatgtatgtatagatagatagacagagacagacagacagacagatagatgtatagatagacagacagacagacagacagacagacagacagacagacagacagacagacagacagacagacagacagacagacagacagacagacagacagacagacagacagacagacagacagacagacagacagatgtatagatagatagacagagacagacagacagacagatagatgtatagacagacagacagatagatagatgtatagacagacagacagatagatagacagacagacagacagacagacagacagacagacagacagacagacagacagacagacagacagacagacagacagacagatagatagacagatagacagacagacagatatgcaaaaatataacagagaaacaaagtaaataatataattaataagtaaatatatgaatgtataataatatataaagtgACCGTGTAATTGAGGTACAACCAATTCCATGAAGTGCTTCACATCTAAATGTGCAGGATATGGACCCTTTAAAGatatttctaaaataaacatgtacacATGTGGACTGTTTACAGTAAAAGTGGCCTGGACCCGAGGGAAATCATCAGCCTTTACCCCGAGATGACTGTGCTCAGTTCTGACTTTAAATCCCAGCGTCCACTGGTGAGTAATGCTAAAGATCTGTGGACACTGAGCAAGGAGGACTGGACAACCTTTCAGCAGTACCTCAGCTTCCTCTGTCATTTCCTAAGAGAGATTCGGGGGACCACCCAGGGCCAGGTCTGTCCTCAGGACATCGACACGGCGCTATTCCAACTGTATTTACGTCAGGAAGATCAGAAAAACCTGGAGCTGCTCGTATCATGTCCTAATGACTGCATTCTCCAAGTGTGTGTCTCAGAGCTGGAACATCACAAGAGGTTCGAACAACCTTCTcacgctggccactttattaaaaacactcaCCCTAGGCTCCTATTCACTGtcctatttattattattaactttaCATTTTAGTTCAATTTTAATAAgctttatattttctgtttgtatgtaacatagtgtggtgtgttctccctgtgtctgcgtgggtttcctccgcgtgactgtctgtgaggagtgtggtgtgttctccctgtgtctgcgtgggtttcctccgggtgactgtctgtgaggagtgtggtgtgttctctctgtgtctgcgtgggtttcctccgggtgactgtctgtgaggagtgtggtgtgttctctctgtgtctgcgtgggtttcctccgggtgactgtctgtgaggagtgtggtgtgttctccctgtgtctgcgtgggtttcctccaggtgactgtctgtgaggagtgtggtgtgttctccctgtgtctgcgtgggtttcctccgggtgactgtctgtgaggagtgtggtgtgttctccctgtgtctgcgtgggtttcctctgggtgactgtctgtgaggagtgaggtgtgttctccctgtgtctgcgtgggtttcctccaggtgactgtctgtgaggagtgtggtgtgttctccctgtgtctgcgtgggtttcctccgggtgactgtctgtgaggagtgtggtgtgttctctctgtgtctgcgtgggtttcctccgggtgactgtctgtgaggagtgtggtgtgttctccccgtgtccgtgtgggtttcctccgggtgctccggtttcctcccacagtccaaaaacacacgttggtagatggattggcgactcaaaagtgtccgtaggtgtgagtgtgtgagtgaatgtgtgtgtgtctgtgttgccctgtgaaggactggcgccccctccagggtgtattcctgccttgcgcccagtgattccaggtaggctctggacccaccgcgaccctgaactggataatggttacagataatgaatgaatgaatgaattattaaatgtacttttaatatCTGACATGTTCTAATAACTTATCAAACCTATTTTCTGTACCAGCTCGACTGCATTGTAAATGAGGGTCACCCTCAGATgtactttattggaaacacttgCCTTGTACGTCTAGCAGCTGAACACATCTTTAGAAACATATTTTTGCACCAGAATGTGTGCTGGTGTAAAGTTAGAGATTGTATCTGTTGATGTACAACTACTGATAGTCACCTTCTAGCCACTCATCAGTAATGATAAAGGAAGGTAGGGCTGATTTATGAACCCACAATATGATGGGTGTTGCTGATCACACGTGATTATTACACTTTATTGCATTTGTTTAAAAGTGTATTAAAGCtacatgtttctgtttttatgtttcagatTTTTCACCATTGGTCAGCTGTATCAAAGCCACGGTCAGCATCTCAAAGCCATTCAGGTCAATGCTTCAGTGCTCAGATTAATCATAGTTATATATGTGAATGCCTAATGCAGATTATATCAGTTGTTaaattgattgtgtgtgtgtgtgtgtgtgtatgtcagacATGGGTTGATATAgtggagggagtgtgtgtggacTTGCAGCCGGGTGTGTTTCAGCACATCGTCAACACACTCTGCCAGCTCAAGCAGAAATTCATCATCATGAAATTCATAGACTGGGTGCTTCAAAGGGACCAAAAGGAAAGTGatctaacacaccacacacacacacacacacacagagagagagagacagacagacagagaaagagagagacagacagacagagaaagacagacagacagagagagagagagacagacagagaaagacagacagacagagagagacagacagagagagagagatagacagacacagagagagagagagagagatagacagacacacagagagagagagagatagacagacacagagagagagagagagagagagttagttcAGCTGCAGAGGACAAGTTCACTGCAGAGGGGAAGTAAGAACAAAGTTGTCTCTTCAAAGTTATCGTAAGCTGCCCAGAGTGTGGCCTGCAGGTCACAAGGTTGTTTATTTGGACTGTCTGCCTTGGATAGTTACTCTCTGTTGCTTATTGCTGTTTCCAAATGGTATTTTCGGGGTATTGTAGGAAACTAGTATagtataatattaaaaaaaggatttatgatttattaaactatgtatttttttattgttcctttttttttggccCTCGGACCAACACAAAGAAAACTAATTTTCCCACTTAATTCATATAATTACTTTCTCTGTCAAAAGATAATCACACTCCATGTGATTTAAaggtgaaaactgtgaaaatgtCGTATAGTGTATGTCCAGATTAATTTGTGGAACCGGAGGCCACCGAACCACACCGTGTGAAGTGTGACCACAGTCAGATTCTTATGaactacatacacacataaataaaatgattttgcTTCACATCTCGTAGTAATAAGGGGAATCATACCAACTGTCCCGCCCTCTCATCTGAGCATCTCCAATAATAGCCCTAGACCCCCTTAATGTGAGAACACAAATGAGGGGTTAACCCCATGAAACAGACAAGACcagagcagagaaataagagaactgagcaaaacagacagacagagagagagacagacagagagagagagacagacagagagagagagagacagagagagagagagagagagagacagacagagagagaaacagagagacagacagacagagagagagagacagagagagagagagagagacagacagagagagagagagagagacagagagagagagagagacagacagagagagagagatagatagagagagagagacacagagagagacagacagacagagagacagagagagagagagacagacagagacacagagagagagacagacagacagacaagcagagagagagtccCGCCCTCTCATCTGAGCATCTCCAATAATAGCGCTAGACCCCCTTAATGTGAGAACACAAATGAGGGGTTAAACCCCATGAAACAGACAAGACCAGagcagagaaaaaagagaactgagcaaaactGGCAAAAAAGACAGCCTCCGCTTTCTCGCTTTCTCACAGCTGCTCACTTGGGCGCGCGACTCATTATCAATTAATGGAACAGGCGCTGGAACcagccgttctgaacagggctgttaagacagggggagaacgctgctgtggtgaGCCACGTAGCATTTTGACcaagacatttcattaaaacccaaaactgtgttctcttgtgGAGAAGTGGGAGAACGTGGCCCCTGGGGCTGTCAGCTAGCTACAGCTGGTGTAGTTAATCACATAATATGCCTTATACATTCCCATAGCTCTAGTCACTAAACTTGAGACTGCAGCCTCGTAGCCACAGTAGCATTGTGCTAGCGGTTCATGTCTGTGAGAGGCTAggtgtgttaaaaataaaagactttAAATTGGTGGACTGTATTTTCCTGTTGCTCTACAGCTTGGGGTATCCATCTTTACTAAAAGAGTGCCAAACGACCAAAGCATGTTCGCCCCAGAAGAAGTTCTAACGTTCTTAGCTAACTTCCCTGCTGCTTTGTCGTTGTATCTGGAATATCTGGTCCATGAACTGCACAGCAAGGTTAGTTCTTCATCGCATTCACAGCTGGACGCTCGAGTGTTAGCTCTCAGAGCCCTTTCTGTTTACACAGCCACGCGGCTGGTGCTCGTTCACTCCTGGGGTGGTCAGTTTTAGTTCATTCACACTAACGCACCCCTCTTGCACAAGGAGGAGAAGCACCACACCCTGCTGGCCACGACGTACATCTCCCAGATCCTCCAGCCTGGGCAGAGCACACTGGACAGAGAAGTGGATGCAGGGATCAGAGAAAAACTGCAGCAGTTACTATGGCAGTCCTCCATCTACAGCACTGATGCTGTACAAAGTAATGACACAACATTCGCTGGCCTTAAAGCAATGCTAAACACTATTTACCTTAACCATAACCATCACTGTGACGCTCCACTGacttgtaataaggagaatagagcctctgtcgtttcTAAtgcaggctcagcactgcagaaactgcactatgtagcttaggaaggagggtaggaaaaatAAGATACATTTCAAGTAAAACATCTGCAGATACtgatataatttttatatttatctcTGAGTTTGTGAGAACTGATGTACTGCCTCTGCTTTTCAATTCGTACAGTGACAATACAGTCCTCAGCTCTCCATGTGGGGAAAGCAATCCTTCTGGGTAGAGCTGGTCATCACAGAGAGGCTCTGGCCATTCTGGTCAACCAAGAGAAAGACCAGCAGGCTGCAGAAAACTACTGCAGGAGGACCTCTGCTGGACAAGGCCAAGAATTCACCCAGCAGCTCTTCCTCTGTCTGCTCCAGGTTTATCTGGGGTCCAGTCAGAGAGCGGCAGAGGCTGTGGATCTTCTCAATAACAACGTCCACACCTTTAACCCGCTCAGAGTGCTGCCGGTTCTGCCCGGGTCCTGGTCCCTGCAACTGCTCAGGCGTTTCCTCTGTGAATCTCTGAGAGAAACGGTCCATGAGAAGAGGATGAGAAACCTGGAGATGAACCTGGCCAAGGTGGAGAACCTCCGGCACAAACACGCCTGGGTAAACACACGTTTGACAAAGACCAAATCTGAGGAAAACTGTCAAattcttttaattaattaaatatttattattatttaaaaagctgTGGGAAAATAATGTAGAACTAAATAAGCAAACAGTAAAATtacctcattgtttctacactgatCATCCATTTGGCAATACTTCTACACTACGTAGTTCTACAATCCTCCTGACGTGgtgctggtaagagtggatcagacacagcagtgctgctggagttgatAAAAActtcagtttcactgcagtgcTCAGAATGATCTACTGAAGGGttttaaaaagtatgcagagcaaaggGAGGCCAGTGGAGCTatcaaatggacagtgagtaaaAAACAGGGTGGTCATTTCATGGATATTCGGTTTATTTGTAATGTATCCATGCCACGCCCATTCCCAATGACACAGACTACAAATCATCCAGTTGGAAGAGTAGTCATTTGCATATTTCATATAAGCACAGCCTTATATCGTGAAGCCAAACATGTTATAAATGTGACTTTAGCTTCACTCAGTCTCTCCCAGACATTACAGGAGTGTTTCAGattggtttgttttctctgtgcgGCGCCATACaagccagccaatcagaatagagctcatttgcatattgtgTCTTAAAGACACAGCAATAAAAACCAGCCTGTTTGATTTTAGGGGATGCAAACAGAGGCCAGAAAATGCTAGAACTCTCACTGGTTTTGTGCGCAAGTGACACAATCATGGTTTAAAGGGACTACGCAAGAAAAATGTAGGACATGGGCCCTTTACAAAGAGCAGGCCCAAGTTTGCTGTCCATAAGAACCACAGAGTGTTTGATTCTCTCCTTCAGCCACCATTAACTGCATTTCTTCTGCCCACAGATGGAAGCAACACAACAAAAGGTCAGACTGgacagaagctgtgtgtgtgagtgttgtcGGCGGCAGCTCTCTGGGCCTGGGTTTCTGCGAAGGAAGAGTGGTGAgctcatccacacacactgctacttTGCAGAAAACCACTGAGAGCCAATGGGAGATTTACACAGAGCCGAACTGAGACAACGGCCTGGGGAAGAACGGCCTTggtgttaaaaatgtaaagataaaTGAAACAATAGAAAAGGTCCTAATCGACCTGAAATAAGTCGTATGTTCATTAAAATCCACTGAAATTTAAGGATGGGTGTTTTTTTTGCTGTTCTACAAAGTTATATTTTGTGCTCATTCCCGAATGGAGTCCTAAGCCTTGAGATGTGTGTGATTTGCAGCCTttacattcattccttcattatctgtaacccttatccagttcagggtcacggtgggtccagagcctacctggaatcattgggtgcaaggcgggaatacaccctggagggggcgccagtccttcacagcaacacacacacacacacattcactcacacctacggacacttttgagtcaccaatccacctaccaacgtgtgtttttggactgtgggaggaaaccggagtacccggaggaaacccacgcagacacagaaagaacacaccacactcctcacagacagtcacccggaggaaacccacacagacacagggagaacacaccacactccgcacagacagtcacccggaggaaacccacacagacacagagagaacacaccacactcctcacagacagtcaccctgaggaaacccacacagacacagagagaacacaccacactcctcacagacagtcacccggagcgggaatcgaacccacaacctgcaggtccctggagctgtgtgactgcgacacctacctgctgcgccaccgtgccgcccagcctttacattgtattttttatttttttggggggaatcTACAGCAGCTCAGTTCAGATCCCAACAGAACACACCTAAGTCACAGCTTCCAAATgaatacatattcattcatattcagaTCTTAGTACCTTTCTCTCTGATATATTGGTCAGATCTGAACAGTCATCATCTTTTTCTTAAGCAGAAATCCTTGTGGTTTTAACTGAAGGTTGCTTTAAGGACATAAAACACGAGCAGTGGTTCCTATCACTCCTTACCacacgtgcaatattcaggacTGGAATTTGGAGGTCAATAGTAACGTGCCTCAAAACTGCATGGAAAACAAGTCAAACAAAGCTATGGGCAAGAATTTAAACTTTAGAAAACATGCCAAATTGTACATTCTTAAATACATCAGTCTATTGGTATCATACAATGTAAACAAATCTATTAGATATAAAAAGTACTCCAGGaaaccagtattttaaccatCACACCATTGCTGTATCTATATGTGTTCACATCCCTACActgacattttacattttaaatgtgtagatGTTTATGGGAAAGAACATGCCTCCCCTCGGGAAGGAGGACGGTCTATGACTGAGCGAGCCATTTATtcccacacagacatacagcAAACTCCAAATAAACAGCCTTTCTCTGGAAACCAAGCAAACAACCTTCTCAGTTTCTTTcactctcctcttcctcctcccctCAGCTGTTTATACCTGTCAGTGCTTCCCTCACCAGGTGTTTCTCATTGGGAGTGTGCCGACAGGTATTCAGACAGAGCCGAATCAAGGGAGAAGAATCGTGGCCACGGTCCCACCTCGGTTTTTGTGGCTTGGGGCTTGGCTCTGAGCCCCACCTCCAGGGTCAGAGCTCTGGCTGTCTCCCAGTCTCCTTTCCTCGCCAGGGAGGTGGGGCCTGGCCCATGGTGTGGCTTTAATGACCCCCCCATC is a window of Hoplias malabaricus isolate fHopMal1 chromosome 1, fHopMal1.hap1, whole genome shotgun sequence DNA encoding:
- the si:ch211-266g18.9 gene encoding transforming growth factor-beta receptor-associated protein 1, whose product is MEETCIFRSALLFEKVPTGRSKDKSTFECMEWFCNNLYIGLKDGVVLYLNVGRWSGGEQPERVREVGRRQMGRGGAVIQLKVLPVLNHLLVFWDSSITVLNMFSLEPIPGLKKIQNISVFGASHLASAFSQPVFVSLITASSRRRALSVHHIYVDRWETVGHVALPQDPVALGVCESCVCVATSDRYILHDHVIQNTLHLFTHNHGKRNIIVKESGKREFLLNGPGNLGMFVTKDGVSEHPPVQWPEGVLDAAVHFPYVLALQSQMVFIYSILDQKLKQSVSVHNAKALLSSTEGVFVVCEREIHCLTQSPLEDQVEGLLANERLDEALTLLDGVQTRLPPDSYENMHRNIICTSGWIHFYREAFPEAEELFIKSGLDPREIISLYPEMTVLSSDFKSQRPLVSNAKDLWTLSKEDWTTFQQYLSFLCHFLREIRGTTQGQVCPQDIDTALFQLYLRQEDQKNLELLVSCPNDCILQVCVSELEHHKRFFTIGQLYQSHGQHLKAIQTWVDIVEGVCVDLQPGVFQHIVNTLCQLKQKFIIMKFIDWVLQRDQKVGVSIFTKRVPNDQSMFAPEEVLTFLANFPAALSLYLEYLVHELHSKEEKHHTLLATTYISQILQPGQSTLDREVDAGIREKLQQLLWQSSIYSTDAVQMTIQSSALHVGKAILLGRAGHHREALAILVNQEKDQQAAENYCRRTSAGQGQEFTQQLFLCLLQVYLGSSQRAAEAVDLLNNNVHTFNPLRVLPVLPGSWSLQLLRRFLCESLRETVHEKRMRNLEMNLAKVENLRHKHAWMEATQQKVRLDRSCVCECCRRQLSGPGFLRRKSGELIHTHCYFAENH